Proteins encoded together in one Terriglobales bacterium window:
- a CDS encoding glycosyltransferase has translation MLRSPTDSKRQPGEQGSDAPEVSVIVPARNEEDCLGACLQSIVTQDAVDFEVIVVDDDSTDRTREIASSFANVQVVHAAPLRPGRTGKSNALATGATHARGTGLLFTDADTVHLPGSLGRTVLEAQAHHAALLSYSPAQEVHGFWEKAIMPVVFAELTATFRTEDVNDPASPVAAANGQYLFIRRDVYESIGGFASLSQSLLEDVDLARAVKRAGYPVYFRFGGDAVRTRMYRNFADLRQGWTKNLALLFPSPGQLAIKRALEFLVVLVGTTTALIAALKNAPGLAVSAGALAATLYALFLRRIRRAHFGWDANLLAIFGLPVFVLLLRRSQLSHRRGAIVWKGRTYGGRAFPAQKPGDMRAEAVGAHRSGT, from the coding sequence ATGCTTAGGTCTCCGACTGACTCAAAGCGACAGCCGGGAGAGCAGGGAAGCGATGCTCCCGAGGTTTCCGTAATTGTCCCCGCGCGTAATGAGGAAGACTGCCTGGGAGCCTGCCTGCAGTCCATCGTGACTCAGGATGCAGTTGATTTCGAGGTCATCGTGGTGGACGACGATTCCACCGACCGCACTCGCGAAATCGCCTCGTCGTTTGCGAATGTCCAGGTTGTGCACGCCGCTCCCCTGCGCCCTGGCCGCACCGGCAAGTCGAACGCCCTCGCCACCGGTGCGACTCATGCGCGTGGCACCGGGCTGCTTTTTACCGACGCTGATACCGTGCATTTGCCGGGATCACTCGGCCGCACTGTGCTCGAAGCTCAGGCACACCACGCTGCGCTCCTTTCTTATTCTCCCGCCCAGGAAGTGCACGGGTTTTGGGAAAAGGCCATTATGCCGGTGGTCTTTGCCGAACTCACGGCCACCTTCCGCACCGAAGACGTTAACGATCCTGCCTCTCCCGTCGCTGCCGCCAATGGTCAGTATCTGTTTATCCGCCGCGATGTTTATGAGAGCATCGGTGGGTTCGCCTCACTTTCCCAAAGCCTGCTCGAAGACGTGGATCTGGCCCGCGCTGTAAAGCGTGCGGGTTATCCTGTGTATTTCCGCTTCGGCGGGGACGCCGTACGCACGCGCATGTACCGCAACTTCGCTGATCTTCGCCAGGGCTGGACCAAAAATCTGGCGCTGCTCTTTCCATCGCCGGGACAACTTGCGATCAAGCGCGCCTTGGAATTTCTGGTCGTGCTTGTTGGGACGACCACCGCTCTCATTGCCGCTCTAAAAAACGCTCCCGGTCTGGCCGTATCAGCCGGAGCCCTCGCCGCCACCCTCTATGCCCTCTTTTTACGCCGTATTCGTCGCGCCCATTTCGGCTGGGACGCCAACCTGCTGGCAATCTTCGGCTTGCCAGTTTTCGTGTTACTTTTGCGGCGCTCGCAACTCTCTCATAGGCGAGGGGCGATCGTATGGAAAGGTCGTACCTACGGAGGACGTGCATTCCCGGCGCAGAAACCGGGAGACATGCGCGCGGAAGCTGTTGGCGCGCACCGGAGTGGCACCTAG
- a CDS encoding 6-carboxytetrahydropterin synthase translates to MVYLTRKAEFSASHYYHNPDLSPEENRRLFGKCNNPNGHGHNYTLEVTVKGEVNPRSGFVVDLKQLKDILNREVLDAMDHRFLNKEVPEFARQIPTTENIAIAVWQRLQPRLQAAQLHRVRVYETPDLFVDFYGEP, encoded by the coding sequence ATGGTTTACCTGACCCGCAAAGCCGAGTTTTCCGCCTCGCACTACTACCACAATCCGGACCTGAGCCCGGAGGAAAATCGCCGCCTTTTCGGAAAGTGCAACAATCCCAACGGTCACGGGCACAACTACACTCTCGAAGTTACCGTCAAAGGCGAGGTCAATCCCCGCTCCGGTTTCGTGGTGGACCTCAAGCAGCTCAAGGACATTCTCAACCGCGAAGTTCTCGATGCCATGGATCACCGCTTCTTGAACAAAGAGGTGCCAGAATTCGCTCGGCAAATTCCCACTACCGAAAACATTGCCATTGCCGTCTGGCAGCGTCTGCAGCCGCGTCTTCAAGCTGCGCAACTGCATCGGGTGCGAGTTTACGAGACACCCGACTTGTTCGTGGATTTTTATGGGGAGCCATGA
- a CDS encoding 6-carboxytetrahydropterin synthase, with translation MKAHLTRRYMFSASHRLHSEQMSEEENRRTYGKCNNPYGHGHNYALEVTVSGQVDPSTGMVCNLVDLDHFVEREVLQRFDHENLNLRPEFKTDVPTTENLCTEIYNVLHRGFRAAHLEKVRLEETMMNSFEYAGQAELRH, from the coding sequence ATGAAAGCTCATCTCACACGCCGCTATATGTTTTCTGCGTCGCACCGCCTGCACAGCGAGCAGATGTCGGAGGAGGAAAATCGCCGCACGTACGGCAAGTGCAATAATCCCTATGGTCACGGTCATAACTACGCGCTTGAAGTAACCGTCAGCGGCCAGGTAGATCCGAGCACGGGAATGGTCTGCAATCTTGTGGATCTCGATCATTTTGTCGAACGAGAGGTGCTGCAGCGCTTCGACCACGAGAATCTGAACCTTCGCCCGGAGTTCAAAACTGACGTTCCCACGACAGAAAACTTGTGTACTGAGATTTATAACGTTTTGCATCGCGGCTTCCGCGCCGCTCATCTGGAGAAGGTCAGATTAGAAGAGACCATGATGAATTCGTTCGAGTACGCCGGCCAGGCTGAGCTCCGCCATTAG
- the folE gene encoding GTP cyclohydrolase I FolE, which translates to MKETVATTLTSASFEELVREMIIRLGEDPKREGLERTPTRVHHALEQLTRGYREDPESILRGALFTVSYDEMVIVKDIEMFSLCEHHLLPFFGKVHVAYIPKGKVIGLSKLPRLVDVFARRLQVQERLTTQIAETIQNAIEPQGVGVVIEARHLCMMMRGVEKQHSAAVTSSMLGVFRDGRETREEFLSLIRQRTNGV; encoded by the coding sequence ATGAAGGAAACCGTAGCCACCACGCTAACCAGCGCCAGCTTTGAAGAGCTGGTGCGAGAAATGATTATTCGGTTGGGTGAAGATCCCAAACGGGAAGGGCTGGAGCGAACGCCCACACGAGTGCATCATGCTTTAGAGCAGCTCACGCGCGGTTACCGGGAAGATCCCGAAAGCATCTTGCGCGGCGCTCTGTTTACCGTGAGCTACGATGAAATGGTAATTGTCAAGGATATTGAGATGTTCAGCCTGTGCGAGCACCACCTGCTGCCCTTCTTCGGCAAAGTGCATGTGGCCTACATTCCCAAAGGCAAAGTGATCGGCCTCAGCAAACTCCCCCGCCTGGTGGATGTTTTTGCCCGCCGCCTGCAAGTGCAGGAGCGCCTTACGACCCAGATCGCAGAGACCATTCAGAACGCTATCGAACCCCAAGGCGTGGGTGTAGTGATCGAGGCGCGCCACCTGTGCATGATGATGCGTGGCGTTGAAAAGCAACACTCTGCCGCGGTGACTTCATCCATGCTCGGCGTCTTCCGCGACGGCCGTGAGACCCGCGAAGAGTTCCTCTCCCTCATTCGCCAACGCACCAACGGAGTCTAG
- a CDS encoding SDR family oxidoreductase has protein sequence MPKPDGERLAGKIALVTGATRGIGLAIARVLAAEGCQLVITGRDNQTLQAVARDLSPAEVLAQPCDVRDPSSVSALFAAIKQEFGHLDSLINNAGVSHAIASVEKLLLEAWTDVIATNLTGTFLVTRAALPLLGNGGAIVNNLSIAAIRVFAGQAAYCASKHAALALTKSLREEVRPLGIRVIALLPGATDTDIWQQFWPDAPRARMLRPETVAAAVLDAILLPPDSTVEEVVLMPTSGAL, from the coding sequence TTGCCAAAGCCCGATGGCGAACGCCTGGCCGGCAAGATTGCCCTGGTCACTGGCGCTACGCGTGGTATCGGTCTCGCCATAGCGCGAGTTCTCGCTGCCGAAGGCTGTCAGCTGGTGATCACCGGACGCGACAACCAGACACTGCAAGCTGTCGCGCGTGATCTCTCGCCGGCCGAAGTTCTTGCCCAACCCTGCGACGTCCGCGATCCGTCTTCCGTTTCAGCTCTCTTCGCAGCCATCAAACAAGAGTTCGGCCATCTCGATTCTCTCATCAACAATGCCGGCGTTTCCCATGCAATTGCCAGTGTCGAAAAATTACTGCTCGAGGCCTGGACCGATGTAATTGCCACCAACCTGACGGGCACATTCCTGGTCACGCGCGCGGCGCTGCCACTCCTGGGTAATGGCGGCGCGATCGTCAATAACCTTTCCATAGCAGCCATCCGCGTCTTTGCCGGCCAGGCCGCCTATTGCGCGTCCAAGCACGCCGCGCTGGCACTCACCAAAAGCCTTCGCGAAGAAGTTCGCCCGCTAGGTATTCGCGTAATCGCTTTATTGCCCGGGGCCACCGATACCGACATCTGGCAGCAGTTCTGGCCGGATGCTCCGCGTGCACGCATGCTTCGCCCTGAAACCGTTGCTGCCGCCGTTCTAGACGCCATCCTGCTGCCCCCCGACAGCACCGTGGAAGAGGTCGTCCTGATGCCCACCAGCGGCGCCCTTTAA
- a CDS encoding heavy metal translocating P-type ATPase, giving the protein MVPDIKRQGTLQKDPVCGMDVDPASAKHQLEHAGRTYYFCCASCAEKFRSDPQRYLAREYARLVHPQKPAPKLLSIQPASTSYTCPMHPEIHQPRPGACPKCGMALEPEFPFAQPAAQVEYTCPMHPEVISPVPGTCPKCGMALEPRTVAAATEEQNPELRDMRRRFCFSVALTIPTVFLAMSDMVPGQPLQHALGARLITWLDLALSTPVVLWGGWPFFQRGWASIKNRSANMFTLIAMGIGVAYVYSVIATVAPAMLPPSFRGEGGTAHVYFEIAASITALVLLGQVLELRARSQTSSAIRALLDLSPKIARRVLSGGLEEDVPLAQVQPGDRLRVRPGEKIPVDGVVLEGQSSMDESMITGESLPIEKGPGSRLIGGSVNGTGSLIMRAERVGSETLLAQIVRMVSEAQRSRAPIQRLADRVSAWFVPLVIAIAILTFVAWAIFGPQPRLAYALVNAVAVLIIACPCALGLATPIAIMVATGRGAHAGMLIRHAEALELLQKVDTLVVDKTGTLTEGKPRVLSVIASGIEENQLLRLLASLEQGSEHPLAGAMLMAARERDLKLSEVREFRSLTGQGIVGRVESKAGGREVAAGNEKLFQELKIDLAPLQQRAQELREQGQTVVFVAVDGKPSGLIGIADPIKQSTPQALSDLRRQGIRLMMLTGDNRATARAVAKELGLGEGEFEAEVLPHRKLEVVRDLQAKGRVVAMAGDGINDAPALAQADVGIAMGTGTDVAIESGGITLVKGDLRGIVRARRLSQATMRNIRQNLFFAFVYNSLGVPLAAGVLYPFFGLLLSPIIAAAAMSFSSVSVITNSLRLRKLQL; this is encoded by the coding sequence ATGGTTCCGGACATTAAGCGACAGGGCACGTTGCAGAAGGACCCCGTCTGTGGCATGGACGTAGATCCCGCCTCTGCCAAGCACCAACTCGAGCACGCCGGAAGGACTTACTACTTCTGCTGCGCTAGTTGTGCGGAAAAATTCCGCAGTGATCCCCAGAGATACCTGGCCCGCGAGTACGCCCGGTTAGTACATCCGCAAAAGCCCGCTCCAAAATTGCTTTCCATCCAGCCAGCTTCCACTTCTTACACCTGCCCCATGCACCCGGAAATCCACCAGCCACGTCCCGGCGCATGCCCCAAATGCGGAATGGCATTGGAACCGGAATTTCCCTTTGCACAACCCGCGGCGCAGGTTGAATACACCTGCCCCATGCACCCCGAGGTCATCTCGCCCGTTCCCGGTACATGCCCCAAGTGCGGCATGGCGCTCGAACCGCGAACCGTAGCCGCTGCGACAGAAGAACAAAATCCCGAACTGCGCGACATGAGGCGTCGCTTCTGCTTCAGTGTGGCCCTGACTATACCGACCGTATTTCTGGCCATGTCGGACATGGTTCCTGGCCAGCCGCTGCAGCATGCGCTCGGGGCACGCCTGATCACTTGGCTGGACTTGGCGTTGAGCACTCCCGTAGTGCTCTGGGGTGGATGGCCGTTCTTCCAGCGTGGCTGGGCCTCAATCAAGAACCGCAGCGCCAACATGTTCACCCTGATCGCCATGGGCATCGGGGTGGCCTATGTGTACAGCGTGATCGCCACCGTGGCACCCGCCATGCTTCCACCTTCCTTTCGCGGCGAAGGCGGTACTGCCCACGTTTATTTCGAAATCGCCGCGTCAATCACTGCTCTGGTCCTGTTAGGACAAGTGCTGGAGCTGCGCGCCCGCAGCCAGACCAGCAGCGCCATTCGCGCGCTGCTCGACCTCTCCCCGAAAATCGCGCGCCGCGTGCTGAGCGGCGGCCTGGAAGAGGACGTTCCTCTTGCCCAGGTGCAGCCGGGCGATCGCCTGCGCGTTCGCCCGGGAGAAAAAATCCCGGTAGATGGCGTGGTTCTTGAGGGCCAGAGTTCGATGGATGAATCCATGATCACGGGCGAATCGCTCCCCATAGAGAAAGGCCCCGGCAGCCGTCTCATCGGTGGCAGCGTGAACGGCACCGGATCATTGATCATGCGCGCCGAGCGTGTCGGCTCGGAAACGCTGCTGGCGCAAATTGTGCGCATGGTCAGCGAGGCCCAGCGCAGCCGCGCTCCCATTCAGCGTCTTGCCGATCGCGTCTCGGCCTGGTTCGTGCCCCTAGTGATTGCCATTGCCATATTGACGTTTGTCGCCTGGGCCATTTTCGGCCCGCAGCCGCGACTCGCCTACGCCCTGGTGAACGCCGTGGCTGTGCTGATTATTGCTTGCCCGTGCGCGCTCGGCCTCGCCACCCCGATCGCCATAATGGTTGCCACCGGACGAGGTGCCCACGCCGGCATGCTCATCCGCCATGCCGAAGCGCTCGAACTCCTGCAAAAAGTGGACACGCTGGTGGTGGACAAAACCGGTACGCTCACCGAAGGCAAGCCGCGCGTTCTCTCTGTCATTGCGTCCGGAATCGAAGAAAATCAACTCTTGCGTCTGCTGGCCAGCTTGGAGCAGGGAAGCGAGCACCCACTCGCTGGCGCCATGCTCATGGCCGCACGAGAGCGGGATCTAAAGCTGTCCGAGGTGCGCGAGTTTCGCTCGCTCACCGGCCAGGGTATCGTTGGCAGAGTGGAGAGTAAAGCCGGGGGCAGGGAAGTGGCCGCCGGCAATGAGAAGCTCTTCCAGGAACTGAAGATCGACCTCGCGCCGTTGCAACAGCGCGCTCAGGAACTGCGCGAGCAAGGCCAAACGGTCGTCTTTGTCGCGGTTGATGGCAAGCCGTCCGGGCTGATCGGCATTGCTGATCCGATAAAACAGTCCACACCCCAGGCACTCAGCGACCTGCGCCGGCAGGGAATTCGCCTCATGATGCTCACCGGCGATAACCGTGCTACCGCGCGGGCCGTTGCGAAAGAGCTGGGCTTGGGTGAGGGAGAATTCGAGGCCGAAGTCCTGCCCCATCGCAAGCTCGAGGTCGTTCGCGACCTGCAGGCCAAAGGGCGCGTGGTCGCAATGGCGGGAGATGGCATCAACGATGCGCCCGCGCTCGCCCAGGCTGACGTCGGCATTGCCATGGGCACGGGCACGGACGTTGCCATTGAGAGCGGCGGCATCACCCTGGTGAAAGGCGACCTGCGCGGTATCGTTCGCGCACGGCGGCTAAGCCAGGCAACCATGCGCAATATCCGCCAGAATCTCTTTTTCGCCTTCGTCTATAACTCGCTTGGAGTCCCCCTCGCCGCCGGCGTGCTGTATCCCTTCTTTGGCTTGCTGCTCAGTCCCATCATCGCCGCCGCGGCCATGAGCTTCAGTTCCGTGTCCGTGATAACCAACTCTTTGCGCTTACGTAAGCTGCAACTCTAG
- a CDS encoding glycosyltransferase family 2 protein, with protein MPKYSIVVPLHNEQENVTELYDRLKATMETTGEPFELVFVDDGSVDGTFSLLREIQAVDSRVTVVKLRRNFGQTSALAAGFDHSRGQYIIAMDGDLQHDPADIPMFLEKIAEGYDIVSGWRKRRIDNLWLRRIPSACANWLMARVSQVNIHDFGTTFKAYRREILENVPLYGELHRFIPALASWQGASICEVPIRNTNRERGESHYGLSRTFRVFFDLITIRFLLRYLSRPLHFFGSLGLLSMLTGATFSGLLIAKKLLYGTQIMTQHGPLMVFAAVLILAGIQLLAFGLLGEMQVRHYHEPARRAPYAVDRVLRAQSEEHSVSE; from the coding sequence GTGCCCAAATATTCCATCGTCGTCCCCCTGCACAATGAGCAGGAGAACGTTACCGAACTTTACGACCGTCTGAAGGCAACGATGGAAACCACGGGCGAGCCCTTCGAACTTGTGTTCGTGGACGACGGCAGCGTGGATGGAACGTTTTCATTGCTGCGAGAAATTCAGGCGGTTGATAGCCGCGTCACCGTCGTCAAGCTGCGCCGCAATTTCGGACAGACTTCTGCGCTTGCCGCGGGCTTCGACCATTCGCGCGGACAGTACATCATCGCCATGGATGGCGATCTGCAGCACGATCCCGCCGACATCCCGATGTTCCTGGAGAAAATCGCCGAGGGTTACGACATCGTGAGCGGCTGGCGCAAGCGCCGGATTGACAATCTCTGGCTGCGCCGAATTCCGTCCGCCTGTGCCAACTGGCTAATGGCGCGCGTCAGCCAGGTGAACATCCATGATTTCGGCACAACCTTCAAAGCCTATCGCCGCGAAATTCTCGAGAACGTCCCGTTGTATGGCGAACTGCATCGCTTCATTCCCGCATTGGCGTCATGGCAGGGGGCATCCATTTGCGAAGTGCCCATCCGCAACACCAATCGCGAGCGCGGCGAGTCGCACTACGGTCTTTCCCGCACCTTCCGTGTCTTCTTTGACCTGATTACCATCCGCTTCCTGCTGCGCTATCTTTCCCGGCCACTGCATTTCTTCGGCAGCCTGGGATTGCTCAGCATGCTGACGGGCGCCACCTTCTCGGGTCTGCTGATCGCTAAAAAACTTCTCTACGGTACCCAGATCATGACCCAGCACGGCCCTCTAATGGTGTTCGCCGCCGTGCTCATTCTCGCCGGAATCCAGTTGCTGGCTTTTGGACTACTCGGCGAAATGCAGGTCCGCCACTATCACGAGCCCGCCCGTCGCGCTCCTTACGCAGTTGATCGGGTGCTTCGCGCCCAAAGCGAAGAACACAGCGTTTCTGAATAA